The Nitrospira sp. genome contains the following window.
CCTACCCTCATCTCAATCTTGCCTCCATCTACGATGCCTTGTCGTACTACTATGATCATCGGGAAGATATCGATCGCGAGATTGCTGAGAACGATGCGCTCGACCCGGCGAACCGTCCATCTCGATAGTCCTGCCTCGTTTCATGACCATCCATGAAGCTGTATCTCGATGAACATATTCCTCGCGCGTTGGAAGCCTTGCTCACCGAACACGGCATCGATTGTCTCTCGTCCCACGCCGCAGGAATGCTTGGCGTCTCTGACAATGAACAATTGGCGTTTGCCAGCCGCGAGCACCGAGCCATCCTGACATTTGACCGGAAAGACTTCGTGAAGCTTGCAGCCCTCTGGCAAGAAACCGGCCGGACCCATGCGGGCATTCTTCTTTCCAAAGAGGTTCCTTTGCCGGAGCTCCTTCGCCGCCTTCGTCGATTCTTCAGACGACACCGACAGACCGACCTTACCAACCAGGTCTTGTGGCTCCCCACTTCCAGAGAACCAGATTTGCTTTAGAATACTCTGACACAGTTCCGCTGTGGACATTCCCCCCCCAGAGCCCGCGTCGCTTGCTCACGATCCCCTGTCAATTCTGCCTCAGTCATATGCCCCTGCCGCCCAATCGACTCTACCCGCAATTAGTTTTTCCCTTGCGTGACGCCGACTGTTCGGAAAACAGTTCATCTTTTCCCGATGGATTCTCCCTCTTCCAATCGCTGATATAACCTCTTGACTCTAGAAAAGTAGCCTGTCCTCTTTTTCTGTTCACTGACGGTCATTGATTCAATCTTTCACTGTGGTCTTACACATTGGGGATTCCTACCTCAGGAGTGCCTGCTTCGGCACAGTACCGCTTCATTTCGCATCCCTCGAAGCCACGATGCTTCTGAATTTGTTCCCGGTGAGGCGGCTTCGAGCACGGGCTCTTCGAATCAAGAATCTTCAGCGTGAGGCAAGTAAAGCTTTTCTGATAGGCTTCACATTCGGAGCGCAGGCGAACACCTGTCAACTCACGAGTGGCCATTTCATTGCACTTTCCTTTCTTGTCCCAGTCGCTCCCGGCTGCCACATCACAGTCGTGTATCTTTTTCACGATGGGCGTGAGGTGCTTGACATGGACACTCTCATGTTGCTCGACGCATTCACGGACACACGGATCTTTCAATTCAGCTTGGTTGTACTTGACGATCAATCTGCCGGTAAAACTCCCTCCGCTCGGGTCGACCTCGGGGCTCGTGTCACCAAACCAGGTCGGGCTGCAGTCGCTTTTCCCGCTATACGCCGGCTGCACCTTCCGCACCGGTGCCACTTGCACGCGCACCTGACTGAAGTCGTGCCCAAAGCGTGGTTCGAAGAAAGATCGAGTGGCTGAATCAAGCGGCTGGCCTGGTGAGTTCAAAACTTCGTGCACAATGGGTGGTGCCGCGGCGAGGCCAGTTGAACCGCCAGTCCCTCGTCGCTGCACCAGGGGCTGAGCTGCTCTACCACTCCTTCTCGTATTTGCAGCTGATGCAGGCATGCGCATCACTTGCTCGGCCACACGGTCCGCTTCCTGCTCATAGGCATCGCGCGGCTCGCTGATCGCCAACTTCGTTTGGAGCGGCCTGCCATTCACCTGCGTTTTCTGACACTCAGCACACTGCCCCCCACCCAAGGTGTGTGTTCCACAGGCGCATTTGCGTTGAAGCACCGCGCGTGAGACCGGCGTGAAGAGCATTGAACTCTTCTGCA
Protein-coding sequences here:
- a CDS encoding DUF5615 family PIN-like protein; amino-acid sequence: MKLYLDEHIPRALEALLTEHGIDCLSSHAAGMLGVSDNEQLAFASREHRAILTFDRKDFVKLAALWQETGRTHAGILLSKEVPLPELLRRLRRFFRRHRQTDLTNQVLWLPTSREPDLL